Proteins from a genomic interval of Paenibacillus sp. FSL H8-0048:
- a CDS encoding MFS transporter: MTSSPASEGDQEHSMAAPQAALPREGLLTLLFSIAVVLVIMNTAMFNLALPDVTETFGITAASASWIVTGYSIMFSIASITYSRLSDFLPIRRLLIIGLLTLGLAAVAGFFSTSFIFLLIVRILQASGAGAVMSLSLVLFTRYIPQARRGKAMATIMSAVSLGLGLGPVAGGSIVEYLGWTWLFAVTAAILLLVPLFLILLPKEVPASGSFDVLGGIFLGVGTTGLLLFLTSGLWIALIAGIAAIALFVGRIRTTPDPFVLPALFSNRSYLVLALIGVASYLCSFATLFLLPQILTHRFGFSASHAGLVIFPGSLLAIFVSRLVGRMIDRYGNTGILRFAPLLVLAATVLFALFAGQSWIAVMLVYMIMSLSFTVLSSSVSNEISRILPASQIGSGMGLFQLLQFFSGAFSVAMAASALEWQRSLPLQAAYSNIYWGLSVAAIVAIGSAFIYLRGSQRSPLSEMAKAADC; the protein is encoded by the coding sequence ATGACCTCATCACCTGCTTCTGAGGGCGATCAAGAGCATTCAATGGCTGCTCCGCAAGCAGCTCTTCCACGAGAAGGATTGCTAACTCTGCTATTCAGCATTGCTGTCGTGCTCGTGATTATGAACACAGCGATGTTCAATCTGGCCCTGCCCGATGTAACCGAGACCTTCGGCATCACCGCAGCGTCCGCCTCCTGGATTGTAACCGGGTATTCCATCATGTTCTCTATTGCCTCAATCACATACAGCCGGCTCTCGGACTTCCTGCCGATCCGCCGGTTGCTGATTATCGGGCTGCTGACCCTAGGGCTTGCTGCTGTGGCCGGATTCTTCAGCACCAGCTTCATCTTCCTGCTGATTGTTCGTATTCTGCAAGCCTCAGGTGCAGGCGCCGTGATGTCGCTGTCTCTTGTCCTGTTCACCCGCTACATTCCGCAGGCTAGGCGCGGCAAAGCCATGGCGACGATCATGTCGGCCGTCTCCCTGGGACTCGGTCTGGGCCCGGTAGCCGGCGGCTCCATTGTTGAATACCTCGGCTGGACCTGGCTGTTCGCAGTCACTGCCGCCATTCTGTTGCTGGTGCCGCTATTCCTGATCCTGCTGCCCAAGGAAGTTCCGGCTAGCGGCTCATTCGATGTTCTGGGCGGAATCTTCCTCGGCGTAGGTACCACAGGTCTTCTGCTGTTCCTGACCAGCGGACTGTGGATCGCGCTGATCGCCGGCATCGCCGCGATTGCCCTATTCGTAGGGCGTATCCGCACGACCCCTGATCCATTCGTGCTGCCCGCGCTGTTCAGCAACCGGTCCTATCTGGTACTGGCACTGATCGGGGTTGCCTCTTACCTGTGCAGCTTCGCTACCCTGTTCCTGCTGCCGCAGATTCTGACTCACCGCTTCGGCTTCAGCGCCAGCCATGCCGGCCTGGTCATCTTCCCGGGCTCATTGCTGGCCATCTTCGTCTCCCGCCTGGTCGGGCGGATGATTGACCGCTACGGCAACACCGGAATTCTGCGCTTCGCACCTCTGCTCGTTCTGGCCGCCACCGTATTGTTCGCCCTATTCGCCGGACAATCATGGATCGCCGTCATGCTCGTCTACATGATCATGAGCCTGTCCTTCACTGTACTGTCGAGCAGTGTGTCGAATGAAATCTCGCGCATCCTGCCTGCTTCGCAGATCGGCTCCGGGATGGGGCTCTTCCAGCTGCTGCAGTTCTTCAGCGGTGCCTTCAGCGTAGCAATGGCCGCCAGCGCCCTGGAATGGCAGCGCAGCCTGCCGCTTCAGGCCGCTTACTCCAACATCTACTGGGGCTTGTCCGTTGCAGCAATCGTGGCGATTGGCTCCGCCTTTATCTACCTGCGGGGCAGTCAGCGCAGCCCGCTGTCCGAGATGGCGAAAGCCGCAGACTGCTAG
- a CDS encoding ABC transporter permease subunit, which translates to MGVYIGKRVLAIIPILLFSSLLMFVMIRVGPVDLAEAYLAAAHIQPDDEVLAAKRHEFGLDQPLLTQYVQSVGRLLRLDFGHSYLSNMPVWGEVAQKLPATLQLASASIVLALVVSIPLGVLAAIYKNRQVDHIIRVFAYIGACIPVFWIGYLLMFFISVKLEWLPVEGRGSVQHLILPSITLALWLIAIYARLLRTTVLEELKEAYVRYARARGIKEHVILYKYVLRIAIAPLITGLGINLGKLLTGAIIVEQVFSWPGFGRYFIEAIINRDIPVIQCYVMLSVCVIAGSNLLADLLQLFLDPRIARKGRASQG; encoded by the coding sequence GTGGGCGTATATATCGGAAAAAGAGTGCTGGCGATCATCCCCATCCTTCTGTTCTCCTCACTACTGATGTTCGTGATGATCCGGGTGGGGCCGGTCGACCTGGCTGAGGCCTATCTGGCAGCGGCCCATATCCAGCCGGATGATGAAGTGCTGGCGGCCAAGCGGCATGAATTCGGGCTGGACCAGCCGCTGCTGACGCAATATGTTCAATCAGTTGGCCGGCTGCTCCGGCTGGATTTCGGCCATTCCTACCTGTCCAATATGCCCGTATGGGGAGAGGTTGCCCAGAAGCTGCCCGCAACGCTTCAGCTTGCATCTGCCAGCATCGTGCTGGCACTGGTGGTTAGCATCCCGCTCGGGGTGTTAGCGGCGATTTACAAAAACCGGCAGGTGGACCACATCATCCGGGTGTTCGCCTATATCGGTGCCTGCATTCCGGTCTTCTGGATCGGCTATCTGCTGATGTTCTTCATCTCGGTCAAGCTGGAATGGCTGCCTGTGGAGGGCAGAGGGTCTGTGCAGCACCTGATTCTTCCGTCGATTACCTTGGCGCTCTGGCTGATTGCCATCTACGCGCGCCTGCTGCGGACGACCGTCCTGGAGGAGCTGAAGGAGGCTTATGTCCGTTATGCCCGGGCTAGAGGGATTAAGGAACATGTGATTCTGTATAAATACGTGCTGAGAATTGCCATAGCACCGCTTATTACAGGACTGGGCATCAATCTGGGGAAGCTGCTGACAGGAGCGATTATCGTAGAGCAGGTATTCTCCTGGCCGGGCTTCGGCCGGTACTTCATTGAAGCGATCATTAACCGTGACATTCCGGTGATTCAATGCTATGTCATGCTCTCGGTCTGTGTGATTGCCGGGAGCAATCTGCTCGCCGATCTGCTCCAGCTCTTCCTGGACCCGCGAATTGCGCGTAAAGGGAGGGCCAGCCAAGGATGA
- a CDS encoding ABC transporter ATP-binding protein — protein MEQAEYVLQVKNLKVSVETASGVLPLIEDVNLELKPGRVLGLVGGSGSGKTVTSLALLQMLDRQTSVIEGSIRLHTRELNGLPEKDMRRLRGSSLALIMQNPMTAFSPVYTIGAQFVESIRTHMKLGKKEAKACMIRSLADVNLPDPEALLGKYPYELSGGMLQRVMLALTLCLKPSVIIADEPTTALDVSNQLQVLRLLDRIRQEHGTAILLISHDLGVIAELADEVAVMQHGRIVETADVFELFDHPRHEYTRELLAARPLLQLSPQLGGQL, from the coding sequence ATGGAACAAGCGGAATATGTGCTGCAGGTGAAGAATCTGAAGGTATCAGTGGAGACAGCTTCAGGAGTTCTGCCCCTCATAGAGGACGTTAACCTGGAGCTGAAGCCGGGGCGTGTGCTGGGTCTTGTGGGAGGCAGCGGCAGCGGAAAAACCGTTACGTCACTGGCGCTCCTCCAGATGCTGGACCGGCAGACGAGTGTGATCGAAGGCAGTATCCGGCTGCATACCCGTGAGCTGAACGGACTCCCGGAGAAGGACATGCGCAGGCTTCGCGGCAGTAGTCTTGCGCTGATTATGCAGAATCCGATGACGGCCTTCTCTCCGGTGTATACCATTGGTGCGCAATTCGTGGAGTCGATACGTACACATATGAAGCTGGGGAAAAAAGAAGCCAAAGCCTGCATGATCCGTTCCCTGGCCGATGTGAATCTGCCCGATCCCGAAGCGCTGCTGGGAAAGTATCCGTATGAGCTGAGCGGGGGGATGCTCCAGCGGGTGATGCTGGCGCTCACCCTGTGTCTGAAGCCCTCCGTGATCATTGCCGATGAACCTACTACGGCTCTGGATGTGTCTAATCAGCTTCAGGTGCTGCGGCTGCTGGACCGGATCCGCCAGGAGCATGGAACTGCTATTCTGCTGATCTCCCATGACCTCGGCGTCATTGCGGAGCTGGCTGATGAAGTTGCGGTCATGCAGCACGGGCGGATTGTTGAGACCGCTGATGTATTCGAGTTGTTCGACCATCCCCGGCATGAATATACCCGGGAGCTGCTGGCAGCAAGGCCGCTGCTCCAGCTTAGTCCGCAGTTAGGGGGCCAGCTATGA
- a CDS encoding ArsR/SmtB family transcription factor, with the protein MKQLHHPDRKDIQLASVLYALSDPIRLYVVSEICNHGPKACNSFKVPIAKSTLTHHARTLREAGVIHTRVQGTQRILSLRTEDLDERFPGLLDSVLQAYVSPGPDEGFGEPEEEGQEQG; encoded by the coding sequence ATGAAGCAGCTCCATCATCCCGACCGCAAGGACATTCAACTCGCCTCAGTGTTGTATGCACTCAGCGACCCGATCCGCCTATATGTAGTGTCGGAGATCTGTAACCACGGCCCCAAGGCCTGCAACAGCTTCAAGGTGCCGATTGCCAAGTCCACGCTGACCCACCATGCCCGGACGCTGCGCGAAGCGGGTGTCATTCATACCCGGGTGCAGGGTACCCAGCGCATTCTGTCCCTGCGGACGGAAGATTTGGACGAGCGGTTCCCCGGGCTGCTGGATTCCGTATTGCAGGCTTACGTCAGTCCTGGCCCAGACGAGGGATTCGGGGAGCCGGAAGAAGAAGGGCAAGAACAGGGATAA
- the nikC gene encoding nickel ABC transporter permease subunit NikC has protein sequence MNNLSSRFKGKRVIMLCGSLLILFGLAGLLAPWISPHDPIRVNLAAKLSPPSWEYLLGTDQLGRDNLSRLLYGTRISLGFASLIFAASLGVGLLAGVVSGYIGGWLDAVLMRLCDGIMSFPSMILVFGLIGILGPGLSQLVIALMLVQWVYFARMFRNMIVSLKERNFITAARISGSSPWQIMSRHLIPNILPSIVVIGTLEMGWAIMDISAMSFLGLGVQAPTPEWGAMLNEGKSFIRNHPELMLYPGLMIIIVVASFNLLGEALSERYGIKRGS, from the coding sequence ATGAATAACTTAAGCAGCCGCTTCAAAGGCAAGAGAGTGATCATGCTCTGCGGCAGCCTGCTGATCCTGTTCGGTCTTGCTGGCCTGTTAGCTCCGTGGATCTCACCGCATGACCCGATACGGGTGAACCTGGCAGCGAAGCTCAGTCCGCCCTCGTGGGAATATCTTCTGGGGACAGATCAGCTGGGGCGGGACAATCTATCCAGGCTGCTGTATGGAACACGGATCTCGCTGGGCTTTGCTTCACTTATTTTTGCCGCTTCTTTAGGGGTGGGACTCCTCGCAGGAGTGGTTTCGGGGTACATCGGCGGGTGGCTGGATGCTGTGCTGATGCGGTTGTGCGATGGCATTATGTCTTTTCCCAGTATGATTCTGGTCTTCGGTCTGATCGGGATTCTGGGGCCGGGCCTGTCACAATTGGTTATTGCGCTGATGCTGGTGCAGTGGGTGTACTTCGCCCGGATGTTCCGGAATATGATTGTCAGCCTGAAGGAGCGGAATTTCATCACGGCAGCGCGGATCAGCGGCTCCTCCCCCTGGCAGATCATGAGCAGACACCTGATTCCCAACATTCTGCCGTCGATTGTGGTGATTGGGACGCTTGAGATGGGCTGGGCGATTATGGATATCTCCGCGATGTCCTTCCTGGGCCTGGGCGTCCAGGCGCCTACACCGGAATGGGGGGCGATGCTGAACGAAGGGAAATCCTTCATCCGCAATCATCCCGAGCTGATGCTCTATCCGGGATTGATGATTATTATAGTTGTTGCTTCGTTTAATCTGCTTGGCGAGGCGCTGTCTGAACGGTACGGGATCAAACGAGGCTCCTGA
- a CDS encoding extracellular solute-binding protein: MYKRLVLLPLLGLICGCSGQPAFLSSAPGQELPDTSVSASDSADSADSADSAVLAASAPKLKISWTMHQNLPVAEDAVMVRELEQKFNVDLDFWNLPNNKYESLLDQRLVQGSIPDLFRVRQTQDLLKYQQQDVLAPIPEELLNTYAPNILKAIRENAPAYQQYGRINGTYYGIPVINPTNIYRVPVVYRQDWLDKLGLKVPDTLADFEKFIYAAANEDPDGNGIRDTYGLSQEGMNVVFGAFGQMVFTDQLYFSRKDQGLVIGALEPDMQEALRYLRKWYKDGVIDPEFITGENSGGYKHLSHAFINGRIGMTSMGNYYHWTQAGAYTDWRLDDQKAARLVPVEAMFNVKELTAKHPQAKIAFGRPVSGPDGRRGSKAYDMLMSFTAIGAEATREPGKLERILRLLDYVSANPDPDKAASLQYGIQGTHWDWAGTDRKEIILLPPYNHMFSYQNTIGAGIGMTLPILPAGRSEQWAATLGLDHDGIYNALEVATPSLIRNGPGLIKLRDQAYIAFITGERPLEEFGEFVEEFLAAGGAEVLAEANASYKKLDP; encoded by the coding sequence ATGTATAAAAGATTAGTGCTCTTGCCCCTCCTGGGGCTGATCTGCGGCTGTAGCGGGCAGCCCGCTTTCCTCTCATCTGCGCCAGGACAAGAGCTGCCGGATACATCCGTTTCCGCTTCTGACTCTGCTGATTCTGCTGACTCTGCTGATTCTGCTGTTCTTGCTGCCTCTGCCCCGAAGCTCAAAATCTCCTGGACCATGCATCAGAATCTGCCGGTTGCGGAGGATGCCGTAATGGTACGGGAGCTGGAGCAGAAGTTCAACGTAGATCTGGACTTCTGGAATCTGCCGAACAACAAATACGAATCCCTGCTTGACCAGAGGCTGGTGCAAGGCAGCATTCCCGACCTGTTCCGGGTCCGGCAGACCCAGGATCTGTTGAAGTACCAGCAGCAGGACGTGCTCGCGCCAATTCCTGAGGAATTGCTGAACACCTACGCTCCCAATATTCTTAAGGCCATCCGCGAGAATGCACCGGCCTATCAGCAATATGGCCGCATTAACGGGACCTATTATGGCATACCGGTCATTAATCCTACCAACATCTATCGGGTCCCTGTGGTCTACCGGCAGGATTGGCTGGACAAGCTCGGCCTTAAGGTGCCGGACACCTTGGCCGACTTCGAGAAATTCATCTATGCTGCTGCGAACGAAGACCCGGACGGCAACGGGATCCGGGACACCTACGGCTTGTCGCAGGAGGGCATGAATGTGGTCTTCGGCGCGTTCGGGCAGATGGTCTTCACGGATCAGCTCTACTTCAGCCGGAAGGATCAGGGGCTGGTCATTGGCGCTCTGGAGCCGGATATGCAGGAAGCGCTGCGTTATCTCCGTAAATGGTACAAGGACGGAGTCATTGATCCCGAGTTCATCACCGGGGAGAATAGCGGAGGCTACAAGCATCTGTCGCACGCCTTCATTAACGGGCGGATCGGCATGACCTCCATGGGCAATTATTATCACTGGACACAGGCAGGAGCTTATACGGACTGGAGACTGGATGACCAGAAGGCAGCTAGGCTGGTTCCGGTAGAAGCCATGTTTAACGTCAAGGAGTTAACCGCCAAGCATCCGCAGGCCAAGATCGCTTTCGGGCGGCCGGTTAGCGGTCCGGACGGCAGGCGCGGCTCCAAAGCCTACGATATGCTGATGAGCTTCACTGCCATTGGCGCAGAAGCCACCCGGGAGCCGGGCAAGCTGGAGAGGATCCTCCGGCTGCTGGACTACGTCAGCGCAAATCCTGACCCCGATAAGGCGGCATCTCTGCAGTACGGTATTCAGGGGACACACTGGGACTGGGCCGGAACGGACAGGAAGGAGATCATCCTGCTGCCGCCGTATAACCATATGTTCAGCTACCAGAATACGATCGGTGCGGGGATCGGCATGACCCTGCCTATCCTTCCTGCCGGCCGGAGTGAGCAATGGGCGGCAACCCTGGGGCTGGATCACGACGGCATCTATAATGCCCTGGAGGTGGCTACTCCTTCTCTGATCAGGAACGGCCCTGGACTTATTAAGCTAAGAGACCAGGCGTACATTGCCTTCATCACCGGGGAGCGTCCGCTGGAGGAATTCGGGGAGTTCGTGGAGGAGTTCCTGGCGGCGGGCGGTGCGGAGGTACTGGCGGAAGCAAATGCTTCCTATAAGAAGCTTGATCCATAA
- the nikE gene encoding nickel import ATP-binding protein NikE — protein sequence MLEVREVTHTYAASRRWRRSEKQEYVLSGVSLHIEEGTCLGLLGSSGAGKSTLGRVILGLEPPRAGQVLIQGQDLYKLSPQARRTIRRDLQVVFQDCYSAVNPRMTAEQIIGEPLSNYESLSVQEQKRAVGELLECVGLSAADMQKQPYQFSGGQLQRINIARAIALKPKLIVLDEAVSSLDMINGANILRLLGELRSAFGLSYLFITHDIKAACMISDALAVMDQGKIVEYNDSKEQFLQSSNPAVRSMLDSMLAEHPRNRHRELPGDAVQ from the coding sequence ATGCTTGAGGTCAGGGAAGTTACCCATACCTATGCTGCATCCCGCCGGTGGAGACGTTCGGAGAAGCAGGAATATGTGCTGTCCGGCGTGTCTCTTCATATAGAAGAGGGAACCTGCCTGGGGCTGCTGGGATCAAGCGGAGCCGGTAAAAGCACCCTGGGCCGGGTTATTCTCGGGCTGGAGCCGCCCCGCGCGGGCCAAGTGCTAATTCAGGGACAGGATCTGTATAAGCTGAGCCCGCAGGCGCGCAGGACCATCCGCCGCGATCTGCAGGTGGTCTTCCAGGATTGTTATTCTGCCGTGAATCCCCGGATGACAGCAGAGCAGATTATTGGCGAGCCGCTGTCCAATTACGAGTCCTTGAGCGTTCAGGAGCAGAAGCGGGCGGTAGGCGAGCTGCTGGAGTGTGTCGGGCTAAGCGCGGCGGACATGCAGAAGCAGCCCTACCAATTCAGCGGAGGACAGCTGCAGCGGATCAATATCGCCAGGGCGATTGCGCTGAAGCCTAAGCTCATCGTGTTGGATGAGGCGGTTAGTAGTCTGGATATGATTAATGGGGCGAATATTTTGCGGCTGCTTGGGGAGCTTCGGTCTGCGTTCGGCCTGTCCTATCTGTTCATCACCCATGATATTAAGGCCGCCTGTATGATCTCAGACGCACTGGCTGTCATGGATCAGGGCAAGATCGTGGAATATAACGACAGTAAGGAGCAGTTCCTGCAGTCCTCTAATCCTGCGGTTCGCAGCATGCTCGATTCCATGCTTGCGGAGCATCCGCGGAACCGGCACAGGGAGCTGCCCGGGGACGCTGTACAATAA
- the nikA gene encoding nickel ABC transporter substrate-binding protein: MFASKGKRLLQGLLVLLVISMAAAGCSSNTTEKSSAAGDSQATKTLTMAWPRDIGPMNPHLYNPSQLLAQSMIYEPLVSYQDGKLVPALAESWTLSQDGKVYTFKIRSNVKFSDGTAFTAQLVKKNMDAVLHNKKLHTWLGMIPLIEKTEAVDDTTFRLTLTESYYPALYDLAVVRPVRFLGEAGFPEDGDTSKGIRSPIGTGPWVLSEYKKDESATFTPNPYYWGDKPKVDKVVVKVIPDAETRVLSFEKGDLDLIYGEGLISYDAYKELESTGKYVTKLSEPIATRNLVLNTMNAKLADLKVRQALGMGFNKEAMVEGVTLGLEEKADNILPPNLPYANLKVTPVKYDVEQANALLDEAGWKLPSGGGVREKDGQKLELELMYDKADQTMKAMAETLQAEWAGIGVNLKITGVELTVYIQRRKANEFDMNFYSTFGAPYDPHSFMTAVVQPGYGVSDTLAALPMKAEIDKKIKAAMATTDDKVRTELFGSVLTTLQEQSSILPISYIKQMAVYRDNVAEFKFPSNRDEYPLHGIEKK, encoded by the coding sequence ATGTTCGCATCTAAAGGTAAAAGACTGCTGCAAGGCCTGCTCGTATTATTGGTTATATCCATGGCCGCTGCAGGCTGTTCATCGAATACTACGGAGAAATCATCGGCTGCCGGAGACTCGCAAGCCACGAAGACCCTTACAATGGCATGGCCCCGGGATATTGGACCGATGAATCCGCATTTATATAATCCGTCCCAGCTGCTGGCCCAATCTATGATCTATGAGCCGCTTGTCAGTTATCAGGACGGGAAGCTTGTTCCCGCTCTGGCCGAATCCTGGACGCTGTCACAGGATGGCAAGGTATACACATTCAAGATCCGCAGCAACGTCAAGTTCTCGGACGGAACGGCTTTTACCGCACAGTTGGTGAAGAAGAATATGGATGCGGTCTTACATAATAAGAAGCTGCACACGTGGCTGGGCATGATCCCGCTGATTGAGAAGACAGAAGCGGTGGATGACACTACGTTCCGGCTTACGCTGACAGAGTCGTATTATCCGGCACTGTATGATCTTGCAGTAGTGCGGCCGGTACGCTTCCTTGGCGAGGCGGGCTTCCCCGAGGATGGCGATACGTCCAAGGGCATTCGCAGCCCGATTGGAACCGGACCTTGGGTGCTAAGCGAGTATAAGAAGGATGAATCGGCAACCTTTACACCGAATCCGTACTATTGGGGCGATAAGCCGAAGGTGGACAAGGTGGTGGTGAAGGTGATCCCGGATGCGGAGACGCGTGTGCTGTCTTTTGAAAAAGGGGATCTGGATCTGATCTACGGCGAAGGTCTCATCAGCTATGACGCCTACAAGGAGCTTGAGAGCACCGGGAAGTACGTCACTAAGCTGTCTGAGCCGATTGCAACCCGCAATCTGGTGTTGAATACCATGAACGCGAAGCTTGCTGATCTTAAGGTCCGTCAGGCACTTGGCATGGGCTTCAATAAGGAAGCGATGGTCGAAGGAGTGACGCTGGGGCTGGAGGAGAAGGCAGACAATATCCTGCCGCCGAATCTGCCTTATGCCAATCTCAAGGTAACTCCGGTGAAATATGATGTGGAGCAGGCGAATGCTCTGCTTGATGAAGCGGGCTGGAAGCTGCCTTCAGGTGGGGGCGTGCGGGAGAAGGATGGACAGAAGCTTGAGCTGGAGCTGATGTATGACAAGGCGGATCAGACGATGAAGGCGATGGCGGAGACCCTGCAAGCGGAATGGGCGGGAATCGGTGTGAATCTGAAAATCACCGGCGTCGAGCTGACCGTCTACATCCAGCGCAGAAAGGCCAATGAGTTCGATATGAATTTCTATTCGACCTTTGGTGCGCCATATGACCCGCATTCCTTCATGACGGCTGTGGTTCAGCCGGGCTATGGGGTCTCGGATACCCTGGCGGCTCTGCCAATGAAGGCTGAGATTGATAAGAAAATCAAAGCAGCCATGGCAACAACAGACGATAAGGTCCGTACTGAGCTGTTCGGCTCTGTGCTCACTACGCTGCAGGAACAGTCTTCAATCCTTCCGATATCCTACATCAAGCAGATGGCAGTGTACCGGGACAATGTGGCTGAATTCAAGTTCCCGTCCAACCGGGATGAATACCCGCTTCATGGAATTGAGAAGAAGTAG